A genomic stretch from Anaerococcus mediterraneensis includes:
- a CDS encoding helix-turn-helix domain-containing protein yields MDTICSGLKELRIKNKKTQKEMGEILGTSANMYQKYEYRQVELPVRHAKKLGEHFKFDWWELYED; encoded by the coding sequence ATGGATACAATATGTAGTGGTTTAAAAGAATTAAGGATTAAGAACAAGAAGACTCAAAAGGAGATGGGAGAGATTTTAGGAACTAGTGCTAATATGTATCAAAAGTATGAGTATAGGCAGGTTGAACTTCCTGTAAGGCATGCTAAGAAGTTAGGAGAGCATTTTAAATTTGATTGGTGGGAACTTTATGAAGATTAG
- a CDS encoding Abi family protein: protein MINRKQPDKPFKTIEEQIEILDSRKLIIDNQAFAQAALFTYSYYDLINGYKEVFMIDDEFRPNTTIEDLYLFAKFDRSLQNILFQYSVIVETSFKTALAYVLSEKYGEFQEDYLNIKNFNQFNKKELDQLKSTLNDIRKAYTPSHNNWINEPTWHYVKTKNHVPAWILFKNISFDLSTKLYSHLKSKDKEDVCNIMLDLTISTEKQKEFLNNSLNIIRRFRNIIAHNLKFITYKDNTYKITKSNLENDTHEQLFLESKTSYNNAYSMIICLNSIVKDPSLKFEMNLSILQLIDRYRLINPKIIIDYFNITGIPHDYEERIKNILNNY, encoded by the coding sequence ATGATTAATAGAAAGCAACCCGACAAACCTTTTAAAACAATAGAAGAACAAATAGAAATCCTCGATAGTCGTAAATTAATTATTGATAATCAAGCTTTCGCCCAAGCAGCTTTATTCACATATTCTTACTATGACCTTATAAACGGTTATAAAGAAGTATTTATGATTGATGATGAGTTTAGGCCAAACACAACCATTGAAGATTTATATCTGTTTGCTAAATTTGACAGAAGTCTTCAAAACATTCTTTTTCAATATAGCGTCATCGTAGAAACTTCATTTAAAACAGCTTTAGCATACGTCTTATCAGAAAAATATGGAGAATTCCAAGAAGATTACTTAAATATAAAAAACTTTAACCAATTCAATAAAAAGGAATTAGATCAACTAAAATCAACATTAAATGATATTAGAAAAGCATATACTCCCTCACATAACAATTGGATTAATGAACCAACTTGGCATTATGTAAAAACAAAAAACCATGTTCCTGCATGGATATTATTTAAAAATATATCATTTGATTTATCAACAAAACTCTACAGCCATCTGAAATCTAAAGACAAAGAAGATGTTTGCAATATTATGTTAGACCTTACAATATCAACAGAAAAACAAAAAGAATTCCTTAATAACTCCCTGAACATTATTAGACGATTTAGAAATATAATCGCTCATAATCTCAAGTTTATAACTTATAAAGACAATACTTATAAGATCACTAAATCCAATCTAGAAAATGACACGCATGAACAATTATTCCTAGAATCGAAAACAAGCTACAATAATGCATATTCTATGATAATTTGTCTAAACTCAATAGTTAAAGATCCATCTCTTAAGTTTGAAATGAACCTTTCTATTCTTCAATTGATAGATAGGTATAGACTTATTAATCCTAAAATTATTATAGATTACTTTAACATTACAGGTATACCACATGATTACGAAGAAAGAATCAAAAACATTTTAAATAATTATTAA
- a CDS encoding YqaJ viral recombinase family protein, producing the protein MKKLVNVSKLSREEWLEMRTKGLGGSDAAAACGLNPWKSKASLYLEKTGQLVKDFDNEVMRQGRDLEDYVARRFTEATGKKVRRNNFMMASKEHPFLLADIDREIVGENAILECKTTSPYAKDKWADGAIPINYELQCHHYMMVTGAEKCYIACLIFSTDFIIREIERDEEVIEMLKAQEIDFWENYVLADQMPAPDGSAEYDQALKERFKGGLDDQIELEVDEMDYRSYLETKDLIKDLEASTKEFEQKIKLQLGDHDYGGNKFLQVSYRPFTTTRIDTKRIKKERPEIYEEFSKTSESRRLNLKEIVND; encoded by the coding sequence ATGAAAAAGCTTGTAAATGTTTCTAAGTTAAGCCGTGAAGAGTGGCTGGAGATGAGGACTAAGGGCCTTGGCGGTTCGGATGCAGCGGCTGCCTGTGGTCTTAATCCTTGGAAATCTAAGGCTAGTCTATACCTAGAAAAGACTGGTCAGCTTGTAAAAGACTTTGATAACGAAGTTATGAGGCAGGGCCGAGATCTAGAAGACTATGTTGCTAGAAGATTTACAGAGGCTACTGGTAAGAAGGTTAGAAGAAATAATTTTATGATGGCCAGCAAGGAACATCCTTTCCTACTTGCTGACATAGATAGGGAAATAGTCGGGGAGAATGCCATCCTTGAGTGTAAGACTACTAGCCCATATGCCAAAGATAAGTGGGCGGATGGGGCTATTCCTATAAATTATGAGCTCCAGTGCCACCACTATATGATGGTGACAGGGGCTGAAAAGTGCTACATCGCTTGTCTGATTTTCTCTACTGATTTTATTATCAGGGAGATTGAGAGGGACGAAGAGGTTATTGAGATGCTCAAAGCCCAAGAGATTGATTTTTGGGAGAATTATGTCCTAGCTGATCAGATGCCTGCTCCAGATGGATCGGCTGAGTATGACCAAGCTCTTAAAGAAAGGTTTAAGGGCGGTTTAGATGATCAGATTGAGCTTGAAGTGGACGAGATGGACTATAGGTCCTATTTAGAGACTAAAGATCTTATAAAGGATTTAGAGGCCTCTACCAAGGAATTTGAGCAGAAGATTAAGCTACAGCTAGGAGACCACGACTATGGAGGAAACAAGTTTTTACAGGTTAGCTATAGGCCTTTTACTACTACTAGGATTGACACGAAGAGAATAAAAAAAGAAAGACCAGAGATTTATGAGGAGTTTTCAAAGACTAGCGAGTCTAGGAGATTGAATTTAAAGGAGATTGTAAATGATTAA
- a CDS encoding LexA family transcriptional regulator — protein sequence MKNLNDKIRSLRKEKGFTQEDVAHRLDMSTSAYGYYEQGKTTPPLAKLRMLAEIYNISISQLTGEPQDTLEFIAQSVSVHTYPYIDNYVSAGSPTTISGMENLPKIQVPDELVGSYAGSNKLFFLKVNGESMNKVIPNDSVIGIIEYDSVYDLKNGDIVVYSTQDNEYAVKYFYRDGNNLIFRPASTNPNYYDTIFDIKDNIKIIGKVVQYSVTL from the coding sequence ATGAAAAATCTAAATGATAAAATTAGATCCCTTAGAAAAGAAAAGGGATTCACACAAGAAGACGTTGCTCACAGATTAGATATGTCTACTAGTGCATACGGATATTATGAGCAAGGAAAGACAACCCCACCACTCGCAAAGCTTAGAATGCTGGCAGAAATATATAACATATCCATCTCCCAGCTTACAGGTGAACCACAGGATACCTTAGAATTCATAGCCCAATCCGTTTCGGTCCACACCTACCCCTACATAGATAACTATGTATCAGCAGGCAGTCCGACCACTATAAGCGGTATGGAAAACCTACCAAAAATCCAAGTACCAGATGAATTGGTAGGATCATACGCAGGTAGCAACAAACTATTTTTTCTAAAAGTCAATGGCGAGTCCATGAACAAAGTTATCCCCAACGACTCAGTTATAGGAATAATTGAGTACGACTCAGTTTACGACCTAAAAAATGGTGATATTGTAGTCTACTCAACCCAGGATAACGAATATGCTGTCAAATACTTTTATAGAGATGGTAATAATCTAATATTTAGACCAGCATCAACAAACCCAAACTACTATGACACAATCTTTGACATAAAAGACAATATAAAAATAATAGGAAAAGTAGTCCAATACTCAGTAACACTATGA
- a CDS encoding helix-turn-helix transcriptional regulator: MVVIPENNIRVLRAMENVSQKELAEAVGVTQQTISTAENTSRMSLTTAKKIADYFGVGIDDIFLSKNTRNNCKNI, from the coding sequence GTGGTTGTTATACCAGAGAATAATATAAGAGTCCTTAGGGCTATGGAGAATGTGAGTCAGAAAGAATTAGCTGAGGCGGTAGGGGTTACCCAGCAGACTATAAGCACTGCGGAAAATACATCTAGGATGAGCTTAACCACAGCTAAGAAGATTGCTGATTATTTCGGTGTAGGAATTGATGATATTTTTTTAAGCAAAAATACACGTAATAATTGTAAAAATATATGA
- a CDS encoding recombinase RecT yields MTNAKQALQKKNNNLTPAQRKQDTVRGLLKSMQGEIQNALPSYLPVEKFIRTALTAINSNTKLANCTQESLLAAIMNSAQLGLEFNTPLGEAYLIPYENKKKGITTVNFQIGYRGLLKLAYNTGQFKRITAREVRENEIFDFDYGTGEITHKPCLTGDSGDVIGYYAIYQTKDGGQDVFYMSRDDARNYGIKFSKSFNYSDSPWQTNFDAMAKKSALIQVLKYAPKAIESQALVQATNFDNANFERSSKAESGERVYKVDYEIEPELVEDEKEAPANVDKETGEIIEVDKQSGFFDDDFKPVEEV; encoded by the coding sequence ATGACTAACGCAAAACAAGCACTACAAAAGAAAAACAATAATTTGACACCAGCACAAAGAAAGCAAGACACGGTTAGGGGACTTCTTAAGTCCATGCAAGGTGAGATTCAGAACGCTTTACCTTCTTACCTACCTGTTGAAAAGTTTATCAGGACTGCACTAACTGCTATAAATTCTAATACTAAACTTGCTAATTGTACACAAGAAAGCTTACTTGCTGCAATTATGAATTCGGCACAATTGGGGCTTGAGTTTAATACCCCGCTTGGGGAGGCTTATCTGATCCCTTATGAAAATAAGAAAAAGGGGATTACTACAGTTAATTTTCAAATTGGATATAGAGGTTTACTAAAATTAGCCTATAATACAGGTCAGTTTAAGAGGATTACAGCCCGTGAGGTTAGGGAAAATGAAATTTTTGATTTCGATTATGGTACTGGAGAGATTACTCATAAGCCTTGTTTGACTGGAGATAGTGGGGATGTTATCGGCTACTATGCAATTTACCAGACCAAGGACGGTGGGCAGGATGTCTTTTATATGTCAAGGGACGATGCGAGAAATTATGGGATAAAGTTTTCAAAATCTTTTAATTATAGTGATAGCCCTTGGCAGACTAATTTTGATGCCATGGCGAAGAAGTCGGCTCTGATCCAAGTCCTTAAGTATGCACCTAAGGCTATTGAGAGTCAGGCTTTAGTCCAGGCTACTAATTTTGATAATGCTAACTTTGAAAGATCTAGCAAGGCTGAAAGTGGAGAAAGAGTTTACAAGGTTGATTATGAGATTGAGCCTGAGCTTGTTGAGGATGAGAAAGAAGCTCCAGCTAATGTTGATAAGGAGACAGGCGAGATTATCGAGGTAGATAAGCAATCGGGATTCTTTGATGATGATTTCAAGCCTGTTGAGGAGGTCTAA
- a CDS encoding phage replisome organizer N-terminal domain-containing protein yields the protein MGDNKRYYWLKLPEDFYDDDTIQWIEDQENGAAYVNFYLKLLLKSLSDDGRLIRYVGQRLMPYDVKSLARLTNTDTDTVRVALELFVNIGLVERLETGELYMNQINEMIGRETESARRKRRYRARKALEGDRKELPSGTMSQECETKSQQCPTDNRDKIIDKEIEKEIRDDNNIGNLSDEEKRTIDYYYRFLKNNTSRNDKDMVVQAIKDYGWKRILYTLWYLKYEQRANVTSFKYVDKVLANQKDLDPATIEFISRREIKEGKDAEIL from the coding sequence TTGGGTGATAATAAGAGGTATTATTGGCTAAAATTGCCAGAGGACTTTTATGATGATGACACTATCCAGTGGATAGAAGACCAGGAAAACGGAGCGGCTTATGTAAATTTCTATCTTAAACTGCTCCTTAAGAGCCTATCGGATGATGGTAGGCTTATAAGATATGTCGGCCAGAGGCTTATGCCTTATGATGTTAAGTCTTTGGCTAGGCTTACTAATACTGATACTGATACAGTTAGGGTTGCCCTTGAACTCTTTGTGAATATAGGACTTGTAGAAAGACTTGAGACTGGAGAGCTTTATATGAATCAGATTAATGAGATGATAGGCAGAGAAACTGAATCAGCTCGTAGAAAGCGTAGATATAGGGCAAGGAAAGCTCTTGAGGGAGATAGAAAAGAATTGCCAAGCGGGACAATGTCCCAAGAATGTGAGACAAAGTCCCAGCAATGTCCCACAGATAATAGAGATAAGATAATAGATAAAGAGATAGAGAAAGAGATAAGAGACGATAATAATATAGGGAATTTATCAGATGAAGAAAAAAGGACTATAGATTATTATTATCGATTTTTAAAAAATAATACCAGCAGGAATGATAAGGATATGGTTGTACAAGCGATAAAAGATTATGGTTGGAAAAGAATTTTATATACTCTTTGGTATCTCAAGTATGAGCAGAGGGCTAATGTAACTAGCTTTAAGTATGTAGATAAGGTTTTAGCTAATCAAAAGGATTTAGATCCAGCGACTATCGAATTTATATCTAGGAGAGAAATAAAAGAGGGCAAAGATGCAGAAATTTTATGA
- a CDS encoding phage antirepressor KilAC domain-containing protein, translated as MKELKIFDNEEFGQVRTSIIDDEPYFSLNDVCRILEINNPRMAKTRLNGDGVSSTDGVDSLGRRTDVTMINESNLYKLVFQSRKPEAERFADWVTSEVLPAIRKHGAYMTDGVIERTLTDPDYLIMLATNLKEEKAKRALAEAQNERNKPKVIFADAVSASNKSCLIGELAKMISQEAIRTGKAQKKIGQNNLFAWLRNNGYLCKGGERKNQPKQVYIEQGLFEMKKGSYVDSSGANVVTTTTKVTGKGQIYFVNKFLG; from the coding sequence ATGAAAGAATTAAAAATATTTGATAATGAAGAATTTGGGCAAGTTAGAACATCGATTATTGATGATGAACCATATTTCAGTTTGAATGATGTTTGTAGGATTTTAGAGATAAATAATCCAAGGATGGCGAAAACTAGACTTAATGGAGATGGCGTCAGTAGTACTGACGGTGTCGATTCTCTAGGAAGAAGAACAGACGTAACAATGATTAACGAGTCAAACTTATACAAGCTAGTTTTCCAGAGTAGAAAACCAGAGGCTGAAAGATTTGCTGATTGGGTAACATCAGAGGTCCTACCAGCAATCAGAAAGCACGGAGCTTATATGACTGACGGGGTTATAGAAAGAACTCTTACTGATCCTGATTATTTGATTATGCTTGCGACTAATCTCAAAGAGGAGAAAGCTAAAAGGGCTTTGGCTGAGGCACAAAACGAGCGTAACAAGCCAAAAGTTATATTTGCGGATGCGGTTTCTGCTTCTAATAAGTCATGTTTGATTGGCGAACTAGCTAAGATGATTAGCCAGGAGGCTATTAGGACTGGCAAGGCACAAAAGAAGATTGGACAGAATAATCTTTTTGCATGGTTGAGGAATAACGGCTATTTGTGCAAGGGTGGCGAAAGAAAGAACCAGCCTAAGCAAGTCTACATCGAGCAAGGGCTATTTGAGATGAAGAAAGGTTCTTATGTAGATAGTAGCGGGGCAAATGTTGTGACTACTACAACTAAGGTTACAGGCAAGGGGCAGATATATTTTGTTAACAAGTTTTTAGGTTAG
- a CDS encoding tyrosine-type recombinase/integrase, with product MAKRRKLPNGMGSIERVKYTPQGKLRVKQYRARLPKKKGRKDIGFFKTYNIAQDALINYQEPEPLVTFAQLFDKFTSTNEFIKLGKSTKNRYYSSYARFEEIHDIDIHEITYSDLQDVLDQMELEGYDKVVDGEIVHQDYSKSSIDRLKHLVSKIYTIAIKNQLIQLDLSKYLEVGGVGIRRKKEIFTKEEIERLYSSIPNNPNAMHVLNLIFTGFRTSEYLNLQTSKVRLEKNEIIDFGEKTEAGRQRKMFIHPKIKDIMVYLVSESKIGYVVEAKKQSGEIYQPSDTTFYKKIYYPSLEKAGVKKKIPYSCRYTFATIAHQSGVDDKALQKLMGHTDFSITANSYIQDLDDYIYQELQKISI from the coding sequence ATGGCAAAAAGAAGAAAGCTCCCCAATGGCATGGGAAGCATAGAGCGTGTAAAATACACACCTCAAGGCAAATTGAGAGTCAAACAGTATAGAGCCAGACTCCCAAAAAAGAAAGGCAGAAAAGACATAGGCTTCTTTAAAACCTATAACATAGCCCAAGATGCCCTCATAAACTACCAAGAACCAGAGCCTTTAGTCACATTTGCTCAACTCTTTGATAAGTTTACATCCACAAATGAATTTATCAAACTAGGCAAATCAACAAAAAATAGATACTACAGCTCATATGCTAGATTCGAAGAAATCCACGACATAGATATACACGAAATAACATACTCAGACCTCCAAGACGTCCTCGACCAAATGGAACTAGAAGGTTATGACAAAGTAGTAGATGGAGAAATCGTACATCAAGACTATTCTAAGTCATCCATCGATAGACTAAAACATCTGGTATCAAAAATCTACACAATAGCAATAAAAAACCAACTAATTCAACTAGATTTATCAAAATATCTGGAGGTAGGCGGTGTAGGAATAAGAAGAAAAAAAGAAATCTTCACAAAAGAAGAAATCGAAAGATTGTACTCATCAATCCCAAACAATCCAAACGCAATGCACGTCCTAAACCTAATTTTTACAGGCTTTAGGACAAGCGAATATTTAAACTTACAAACATCCAAGGTAAGGCTAGAAAAGAATGAAATAATCGACTTTGGAGAAAAAACCGAAGCGGGCAGACAAAGAAAAATGTTCATTCATCCAAAAATAAAAGACATCATGGTCTACCTGGTAAGTGAAAGTAAAATCGGATATGTAGTAGAAGCAAAAAAGCAAAGCGGAGAAATCTACCAGCCAAGCGACACAACCTTCTACAAAAAAATCTACTACCCATCACTAGAAAAAGCAGGTGTAAAAAAGAAAATCCCATACTCATGTAGATACACCTTCGCCACCATAGCCCACCAATCTGGAGTAGATGATAAAGCTTTACAAAAATTAATGGGACATACAGACTTTTCTATAACTGCAAATTCATATATCCAAGATCTGGATGATTATATCTATCAAGAACTTCAAAAAATATCAATATAA